TGTTCTTCAGTGCCAACTGAGCGGTTATATCCCCCATATCTAAGAACCTAGCCGTCGGCTCTCGAGTATAGAAATATTCCTTATGTTCCTCATCGAACCACGTCTCAATAACTCTCTTGTAGTTGATCGTGATCAAAGAACCTTTCCGGTTCTTTGCTAAGTCGCCGAAGGAGTAGGGCATGAATGCTCTATACACATGCCCGACTCTAGAACAAGGCACCCATTCAATACTTCCGCCGCATTGCCATATTTTGAAACTCAATTCGAAGTTCTCCCCGCCCCACACTAGCAAACCGGGATCGTACGCGCCAATTTCAAGGAAATACTGTctatttatcgcgaacaagcCACCGGCATGCGTCGGACTTTTGTACGGCTCCGATTTGTATTTATGCAAACTGCTTTCTCTTTCAGGAACTTCGTTTTCTTTATACAGCATTCCCCATTCAAAAATTCCTCTGTAATTCGTGCCGTGTTGGTACACAGGTCTGTATTCAAACGTCTTATGGTCTATGCCGTCAATGACTGGCACCGTCATGATTCTGTAGTCCCTGTAAATGGGGGCGAGGAGTGGGGGGAGCCAGTTGACGTTGACTTCGCAGTGGGCGTCGAGGAAGACGATGACGTCACCGGTTGCTTCTTGCGCCCCGCGTGACCTAGTGCGGATCAGACCCTCGCGTTGGGCGTTCCTAATCAGTCTCACTTTCCCTTTCCAACGTTTGATATAGTTGTCGAGGTTGCGACCCAAGTTCTCTTTGTCAGAATAGTCATCCACCTGaggtgtgtgaaatgaagtgAATACATAACTAGGGTTAACTAATATACTAGCATAAAGCAGCTTATGACTTTCTCCAGCGATCTCCGCAACAAAAATCATATCAATCCATAAGACTTGAAAGAAAGACAAATAGAcgctttcacatttataatttagttagtATAAGTATGAATTTAGAGCGAGAACTATACACATAGTGTGTGCTGATGCTGACTACTGGTGCTAGATGGTCGAAGATTAGTcgttaaaagttattttatatgcttttaggcgatttaaatataatctaaagTCAATGACTAAGAAAGAACAGCTAATTAATCTTCTTAGCTTGTCTGTGAGAGAGAAAACTCTTGGCTCAGTGTAGACATGAtgctgtataaaaaaaaaattatattaccaaTACAACTTCATGCAGTATGTTGGGCGGCGAGCGGTCGATGACTGTGTGCACGGTGCGCATCAACACGGAGAAGCCTTCGTTGTGGAACACGATGATGACGGACGTGGTCGGCAGCTCCGTCGGGTAGTGCCAGTACTTACACTCGTCCAGGCGAGTGTCCGGGATTGttctaaagaaatatatatgcaataaaaataaatttaaatacaatggtACACATTTGTGTTAACACTTTCTTCATGTCTATAGACTTTGACGATctaggtggcgcagtggtaaagttcttgccgctgaaccgagaggtcccgggttcgaatcccggttgggtcatgatggaaaacgatctctttctgattggccctttctcttggatgtttatctatatatatatttgttataaatttataatataataaagatatttaggATACCTagtctaatattataaagagaaaagattttttttttgtttttaatcaataaacttagaaactactgggccaacttttttattatggataTACTAAACCATCTCATGAcagaataattttttatagcatcattaaataaataaatatattgggacaaatcacacagattgagctagccccaaagtaagttcgagacttgtattatgggatactacgtcaacgatactatattttataataaatacatatatagataaacaagaAGAACAAGAAcctaaccactgcgccatcgaggttgtcattattattgtaattttctatttgGTCCTTTAGGTTTGATTGTCAAACTTCTTCTCGTTAGCTACTTAACtgggtaaataattatataggtagataaaggtatttcagtaatttaagttttttttttctcattaaagtaggtatatgaaaGTAAATGCTtagaaatcaatttttaacTAGAAAAATCGGTAACGTCATAGCACATTACATTCCatgcaattttatattttgacattagaaaaagtatctgatttgattATTACAGTTGGGAAGTACTTGCCAATTGTTAACTTTTGTAAGATGTgtaatgattaaataaataaaaaacccaCAATCAACACAGTAGACATAAATACCAACCTGTTCATAGCAATGTCATCAGAAGCGGCAATGTTCATGCCATATATACTTTCAGATTCAGATATGTCGTTATCACGGCCCGACATGTGATACGGCTTGCCACCCTGCCCTGGGCCCTTCCCCACCACTACATTCTTTGGTTCAAAGTTACCAAGATCTGAAATATAATAGACAGTAACAttggatattaaaaaattatatatttaaaattatttattaatcttcacaatctttcaataaaaatgttcataaatataattatgtacctatattattatttttttatagctgtcccactgctgggcaaaggcatattatgttaaaatgtgAATGCTAGAAAATGGtgacaaacattttcaaatataataatagttataaataagttgtaacaaattaaataggttgggcacaattttttttccctCTTTGTAAGtacaaagtatttataaataagtatttaatttgtaatgtatcCTTTGTACTTTGTACTTATATAGTAGTTACCTATtggataatttttataacaaaggGATAAGATCTCAAGCAACTGAAACTCTTTCAAATCCTGACTAGCCATTAATATAATGCTTCATATTTTACTATTccttaaatttgaaatttcgcGGTTACATTGAGTAAGGAGAAAGACAGCATATCTTTCATCTCCATAAGAGTTGTTCCCTAGGGAAATTCACTTGGACATAGCCATGGTTAAATcctagtataaaataagtatctaGGCAAGTGTTTGGGTATCCACTATCATTTGTAATTGCATTTGATTGGATTGATGAATCGTAAAGATTCATTttcatacttacataaaacCAATAGTGTGTgtgaaacaatttaatattcttgACCAGATTATATGCCTACATGAATGTTTTGTAgtttgaatataaacaaagatAAGTGAAGATTAAAAAAGCACTTACCTGTATTTTTCACAAACTTTAAAAGagattgtgaaaaataatattctacaaaataaaaagaatgttatctataaaaaaggtttatacaatatgtatatttacttttagaattggtatttagttataaaagtTCACACATTGACGGATTTATGAAACGTGTACACGCcggcaaaattatattaggcCGAATAACAGTAGTATACTTGGTGCTagtaaaatatcataacaaagttttgacattttaattatgattgttCCTTACCTGTTTTTAACTGCGGATAAACACCCGGATGAGATTTGTATGAGGAGGAAACATATTCAGACAAAATGGGTTTGAGTTCTTCTTTCTCACTAGTCCATCTATTTACAGCatacaataaaagtaatataacaGCACACGCCGCAGCGATACGAATTATACGGCCACGTCTGACGTTTGTTAttctcattttaattatttttcaaacactaaacaaacaataattaagtTGTAAAATGCAATTTTGTTGTCTGACTTGAGTTCTGTcggtgaaagaaaaattacaaacaccACAAAACAGGTTACTCAGTCGCTCACTGACACTCACTCACACGTCAGCGTCCGTCACATAGGTACATTTGTATGCGtgcgtaggtaggtacttaaaggGTATAATAGTACGCAAAGTTCAGCGCAGATGGcactactggtacaactaaggtacacaaacattgccaaattgtaaaaaagcgccaattttcaatattgttgcagatttacgacaaaaaataccttctacgcaatcgtgatgcgagtttaaaggaaaaagaaaggatttagtggattatcctgaaaataataacactggGTTATATTCTGCATTATGAGGTCAACTGTGGttataaactgatataaatttgattttgactgaagatcttacctgtatgaagtagtattttaataaatcttcaCGTGtaaagtgttccgagcttcttttcgaccgtttactcgAAAATtctacagcgtgaggcgtatcccatagttttcgaagtttttttatcttatggaaaacgatttttcccaatctATCGGCACCTGAATATGctatattgttgtatattttcacaaacgaatgtttacataatgaaaggattaataaagtactctaatataaaagttttaatcgacatagcaaaaggcaacaaagcttttgtgtacctaacatacagtgctgtactctggcgggataaatgtgcagtaatactccttattaccgcggcatagaAGTTCATGCAGGATATCgtgatgtgttgttgactgcaCGTAGACGATAGACGAACGTTTCAATATCATTTCAATACTGGCAACACTTATTGCGTTTTATCATTGTAGTTGTCACTGTGAAAGAAAAAGCGCGGGAATTTGGAAGCGACGGCGGTCTTTTTTTCtgggaaaatttaaatttgtgcaaaatctgtatatatttgtaaatcttGTTGTAAATACCTTtccttttgtatataatttcgttatttatatattttctatagtctGTTTTGTATAAAGTGTTGCTGAGGTCGGGGTAAGTTTTTACCTTTCCAGCGATGGGCGgcaagaagaggaaaaagAAGGAGCAAGAATATGAAACCAATTCGGTAATCCAGAGCTCTGATAGTGACTCAGAATACTCTGACGCGTCAGAGTCGCCACTGGACAAATACAAACCATATAGGGTCGCCGATTATAGTCGTAGATATCCTGAAGATAGTCCAGGGCATGAGCACGTCGTGTTCATAGCTAGCTCGGATGAAAATGTCCCAATAGGTTCCAGAGATATGATGTATTTAAGTAATAGTTTCACTCGCTTTGTAAAagggataaaatattttaaaaaagtcaaCAAATATAGAATGGGGGTTGTATTCGATAA
This genomic stretch from Plodia interpunctella isolate USDA-ARS_2022_Savannah chromosome 16, ilPloInte3.2, whole genome shotgun sequence harbors:
- the Pgant7 gene encoding N-acetylgalactosaminyltransferase 7, which gives rise to MRITNVRRGRIIRIAAACAVILLLLYAVNRWTSEKEELKPILSEYVSSSYKSHPGVYPQLKTDLGNFEPKNVVVGKGPGQGGKPYHMSGRDNDISESESIYGMNIAASDDIAMNRTIPDTRLDECKYWHYPTELPTTSVIIVFHNEGFSVLMRTVHTVIDRSPPNILHEVVLVDDYSDKENLGRNLDNYIKRWKGKVRLIRNAQREGLIRTRSRGAQEATGDVIVFLDAHCEVNVNWLPPLLAPIYRDYRIMTVPVIDGIDHKTFEYRPVYQHGTNYRGIFEWGMLYKENEVPERESSLHKYKSEPYKSPTHAGGLFAINRQYFLEIGAYDPGLLVWGGENFELSFKIWQCGGSIEWVPCSRVGHVYRAFMPYSFGDLAKNRKGSLITINYKRVIETWFDEEHKEYFYTREPTARFLDMGDITAQLALKNKLQCKDFSWYMENVAYDVYDKFPKLPKNIYWGMVKNQATGLCLDTMGKAAPAYIGTSACHGAGHSQLFRLSEAGQLGAGERCVEGDVDALKQAICRLGTVDGPWRYEKTNSQLVHRLHGYCLTLQAHTRTLGLAPCDPNNTYQKWTITHNSSKWSK